In a genomic window of Neisseria flavescens:
- the folP gene encoding dihydropteroate synthase: MNTHIWQAGRFEIALDKPKIMGIVNLTPDSFSDGGTYSQNVQIALAHAEQLLKDGADILDIGGESTRPGSDDVSLEEEWVRVQPVLAEVAKWNVPVSLDTRRTVIMEKALAQGGIDIINDVAALSDEGAVALLAQQPKTGVCLMHMQGLPKTMQLNPQYQDVVEEVARYLKVRAAECVQAGIAPERITLDPGFGFGKNLQHNITLIKHLPELMEATEFPLLIGVSRKRMIGELTGEQDAAKRVHGSVAAALATVARGAQIIRVHDVKATSDALKVWEALGVSA, from the coding sequence ATGAACACGCACATTTGGCAGGCAGGCCGATTTGAAATCGCCTTAGACAAACCGAAAATCATGGGCATCGTCAATCTGACCCCCGATTCATTTTCTGATGGCGGCACCTATTCGCAAAATGTCCAAATAGCATTGGCACATGCCGAGCAGCTGCTGAAAGACGGTGCGGATATTCTCGATATCGGCGGCGAATCTACCCGTCCAGGTTCGGATGATGTTTCTCTTGAAGAAGAATGGGTCAGGGTGCAGCCGGTTTTGGCGGAAGTCGCCAAGTGGAATGTTCCCGTCAGCTTGGACACGCGCCGCACGGTGATCATGGAAAAAGCCTTGGCGCAAGGCGGCATCGATATTATCAATGATGTTGCCGCATTGAGTGATGAAGGCGCAGTCGCATTGCTGGCGCAACAGCCGAAGACGGGCGTGTGTCTCATGCACATGCAGGGTTTGCCCAAAACCATGCAGCTTAATCCGCAATATCAAGATGTCGTCGAAGAAGTCGCGCGTTATTTAAAAGTACGCGCGGCAGAATGCGTTCAAGCAGGCATTGCCCCTGAACGCATTACGCTAGACCCCGGCTTCGGTTTCGGCAAAAACCTGCAACACAACATTACCCTGATAAAACATTTACCTGAATTGATGGAAGCAACCGAATTCCCACTCCTGATCGGCGTATCGCGTAAACGTATGATTGGCGAGCTGACAGGCGAACAAGATGCCGCCAAACGCGTACACGGCAGCGTCGCAGCCGCTTTGGCCACAGTGGCTAGAGGTGCGCAAATCATCCGTGTTCACGATGTCAAAGCAACATCGGACGCTTTGAAAGTTTGGGAAGCATTGGGCGTATCGGCATAA
- a CDS encoding YadA-like family protein, which yields MNDKTYSFQGGQVTTGDGKYKSTVNIAIGNNSTAQGFNSIALGDGSVVVSEEGKGIAIGYKAETKGKDTYDNIVIGFETKASSKANRSIAMGYKASVADGASTAAFGESATVSKLPANKTTPINGTSKQVVTDGSGNVTNVIGTSQNEEAVINSYGATFGSQAFGYKASSHGLLANSFGAFSTTGATGASAYGAQSEALGKFSTAIGFNSKARQKDSSAFGYFAEANAKDSLALGANSTAEKEKSVALGNYSIADRANTVSVGSKTANYRRQIVNVADGTEDYDAVNVRQLNAVEAKIGQVNNQFTQVDTHLNRTDLRINRVGASAAALASLKPAQLGEDDKFALSLGVGSYKNAQAVAMGAVFKPAENVLLNVAGSFSGSEKTFGAGVSWKFGNKSKPAVSTQSAVNSAEVLQLRQEMSAMQKELDELKKALRK from the coding sequence GTGAACGATAAAACCTATAGCTTCCAAGGCGGTCAGGTCACTACCGGTGATGGAAAATATAAAAGTACAGTTAATATTGCGATTGGTAATAATTCTACTGCTCAAGGTTTTAACTCAATTGCGCTTGGGGATGGTTCAGTCGTAGTAAGTGAAGAGGGGAAAGGTATTGCTATCGGTTATAAAGCAGAAACAAAGGGTAAAGACACATATGATAATATTGTCATCGGCTTTGAAACAAAAGCATCATCGAAAGCCAATAGATCTATTGCTATGGGTTATAAGGCAAGTGTTGCAGATGGGGCGAGTACAGCAGCATTTGGTGAAAGTGCTACAGTGTCTAAATTGCCTGCAAATAAAACAACGCCAATCAATGGCACGTCTAAGCAAGTTGTTACTGACGGTAGCGGTAATGTAACAAATGTTATTGGAACCTCTCAAAATGAAGAAGCTGTAATTAACAGTTATGGCGCAACTTTCGGTAGCCAAGCATTTGGTTATAAAGCTTCATCGCACGGACTACTCGCCAATTCATTCGGTGCGTTCAGCACTACAGGGGCAACAGGTGCTAGCGCATACGGTGCGCAAAGTGAAGCATTAGGTAAATTCAGTACAGCCATTGGCTTTAATTCAAAGGCAAGACAAAAGGATTCCTCGGCATTCGGGTATTTTGCTGAAGCCAACGCAAAAGATTCATTGGCATTAGGTGCAAATAGCACAGCAGAAAAAGAAAAATCGGTTGCTTTAGGTAATTATTCTATTGCCGACCGTGCCAACACCGTTTCAGTGGGAAGTAAAACAGCGAACTATCGTCGCCAAATCGTCAATGTCGCTGATGGTACAGAAGATTATGATGCAGTAAATGTTCGTCAGTTAAATGCAGTAGAAGCTAAAATTGGTCAAGTGAATAATCAATTTACACAAGTTGATACCCATTTAAATCGAACAGATTTACGTATTAACCGCGTCGGCGCAAGTGCGGCGGCGTTGGCTTCATTAAAACCTGCACAATTAGGCGAAGATGATAAATTTGCGTTGTCTTTGGGTGTTGGAAGTTATAAAAATGCGCAAGCGGTGGCAATGGGTGCAGTGTTTAAACCAGCTGAAAACGTACTACTCAATGTAGCAGGTAGTTTTTCTGGTTCGGAAAAAACCTTTGGCGCAGGTGTTTCTTGGAAATTCGGTAACAAATCAAAACCTGCGGTTTCAACACAAAGTGCGGTCAATTCTGCGGAAGTTTTGCAATTGCGACAAGAAATGTCGGCAATGCAAAAAGAATTGGATGAATTGAAAAAAGCATTAAGAAAATAA
- a CDS encoding RrF2 family transcriptional regulator — MYLTQHTDYGLRVLVYTAINDDTLVNISTIAETYNISKSHLMKVVTSLVKGGFLVSVRGKGGGLRLADVPEKINIGAVVRHLEPMQVVECMGENNECLITPSCRLTGIITGAIKAFFNHLDQYSLQDLLDKPTYDILYTPRIPINEIRRMVD, encoded by the coding sequence ATGTATCTGACCCAACATACCGATTACGGATTGCGCGTATTGGTTTATACCGCCATTAACGATGACACCCTCGTCAATATCAGCACCATTGCCGAGACTTACAATATTTCCAAAAGCCACTTGATGAAAGTGGTTACCTCATTAGTCAAAGGCGGATTTCTGGTCAGCGTGCGCGGTAAAGGCGGCGGTTTGCGCTTGGCGGATGTTCCAGAAAAAATCAACATCGGCGCAGTCGTGCGCCATCTTGAGCCGATGCAGGTTGTCGAATGTATGGGCGAAAACAACGAATGCCTCATTACCCCATCCTGCCGACTGACCGGCATCATTACCGGCGCCATCAAAGCTTTCTTCAACCATTTAGATCAATACTCCCTGCAAGATCTTTTGGACAAACCAACCTACGACATACTCTATACCCCGCGTATCCCCATCAACGAAATACGCAGAATGGTTGATTAA
- a CDS encoding hemerythrin domain-containing protein, translated as MKPLKRHPALIELSREHHGSLSLCVRLLRTPEQSHQAELDPHFVELEPHFLEEETMFAPYWDKVDQALRQRFEDDHAKLRAMMAHPEYMNESWNKDFAVILRDHARFEERELFPAIEPFLPLPENV; from the coding sequence ATGAAACCCTTGAAACGTCACCCTGCCTTAATAGAACTTTCCCGCGAGCATCATGGCTCGCTGTCGTTGTGCGTCCGTCTCCTGCGTACGCCGGAGCAAAGCCATCAAGCGGAGCTGGATCCTCATTTTGTGGAGCTTGAGCCACATTTTTTGGAGGAAGAAACCATGTTTGCGCCGTATTGGGATAAGGTTGATCAGGCGTTGAGGCAGCGTTTTGAAGACGATCATGCCAAGCTGCGTGCGATGATGGCTCATCCCGAATATATGAATGAATCATGGAATAAGGATTTTGCGGTAATTTTGCGCGATCATGCGCGTTTTGAGGAGCGCGAGCTTTTTCCTGCGATTGAACCTTTTTTGCCTTTGCCTGAGAATGTGTAA
- a CDS encoding NnrS family protein → MNDLFKHPVWAMAFRPFYSLAALYGALSILLWGFGYQGTPELPGLYWHAHEMIWGYAGLVVIAFLLTAVATWTGQPPTRGKALAGLTAFWLLARLCAFIPGWGATASGIFGTIFFWYGAVCMALPVIRSQNKRNYVAVFAIFVLGGTHFAFHMKMQPFDAIALMTGLQSGLIMVAGFIGLIGMRIISFFTSKRLNVPQIPSPQWVAHASLWLPMLTAMMMAHNILPELAALFSIAAGVIFTVQVYRWWYKAVLKEPMLWILFAGYLFTGLGLIAVGLSYWISSFLNLGVHLIGVGGIGVLTLGMMARTALGHTGNSIYPPPKVVPVAFWLMIAATVIRVLATFVSGTAYIHSIRCSAALFAVSLLLYAWKYIPWLIRPRSDGRPG, encoded by the coding sequence ATGAACGATTTGTTCAAACATCCTGTATGGGCAATGGCCTTCCGCCCGTTTTACTCGTTGGCGGCTTTGTATGGCGCATTGTCTATATTGCTTTGGGGCTTCGGCTATCAGGGTACGCCTGAATTGCCGGGTTTGTATTGGCATGCCCATGAAATGATTTGGGGCTACGCCGGATTGGTTGTCATTGCATTCTTGCTGACGGCCGTGGCAACTTGGACTGGCCAGCCGCCTACACGCGGTAAGGCGTTGGCAGGTTTGACCGCATTTTGGCTGCTTGCGCGTTTGTGTGCGTTTATTCCCGGCTGGGGTGCGACGGCAAGCGGCATATTCGGCACGATCTTTTTCTGGTATGGCGCGGTGTGTATGGCTTTGCCGGTAATCCGTTCTCAAAACAAGCGCAACTATGTTGCCGTATTTGCTATTTTTGTTTTGGGTGGTACCCATTTCGCGTTCCATATGAAAATGCAGCCGTTTGATGCCATCGCGCTGATGACCGGTTTGCAATCCGGTTTGATTATGGTGGCCGGTTTTATCGGTTTGATCGGTATGCGGATTATCTCGTTCTTCACGTCCAAACGTTTGAATGTACCGCAAATTCCCAGCCCTCAATGGGTCGCGCACGCATCGCTTTGGCTGCCTATGCTGACTGCCATGATGATGGCGCATAACATATTGCCGGAATTGGCTGCTTTGTTCTCTATTGCTGCCGGTGTGATTTTTACCGTGCAGGTGTACCGCTGGTGGTATAAAGCCGTACTGAAAGAACCTATGCTTTGGATTTTGTTTGCAGGCTATCTGTTTACAGGCTTGGGTTTGATTGCTGTCGGTCTTTCTTATTGGATTTCAAGTTTCCTGAATTTGGGCGTACACCTTATCGGCGTTGGCGGTATCGGCGTACTGACTTTGGGTATGATGGCGCGAACTGCGCTTGGCCATACCGGCAACTCTATTTATCCGCCGCCTAAAGTGGTTCCTGTCGCCTTTTGGCTGATGATTGCCGCAACGGTTATCCGTGTTTTGGCTACCTTTGTGAGCGGTACGGCATACATACACAGTATCCGTTGCTCCGCCGCCTTGTTCGCCGTATCTCTGCTGTTGTACGCATGGAAATATATTCCTTGGCTGATCCGTCCGCGTTCGGATGGCCGTCCGGGTTAA
- a CDS encoding DUF441 domain-containing protein — protein sequence MNFSFVPLFLVTLIFLGVVSNNNSITISAAVLLLMQQTALSQYIPFVEKHGLQVGIIILTISVLSPLVSGKIQIPPLSEFLNFKMITAILIGIFVSWLAGRGVPLMSEQPVLVTGLLIGTVIGVAFLGGIPVGPLIAAGLLSFFAGKV from the coding sequence ATGAATTTCAGCTTTGTCCCTTTGTTTCTGGTTACGCTGATTTTTTTAGGCGTTGTCAGCAACAACAACTCGATTACAATTTCAGCGGCCGTCTTATTGTTGATGCAGCAAACCGCTTTGTCGCAATACATTCCCTTCGTGGAAAAACACGGCCTGCAAGTGGGCATCATTATTCTGACCATCAGCGTATTGAGTCCGCTGGTTTCAGGCAAAATACAGATTCCGCCGCTGTCCGAGTTTCTCAATTTCAAAATGATTACCGCCATCCTGATCGGCATCTTTGTCTCTTGGCTTGCCGGACGCGGCGTTCCATTGATGAGCGAACAGCCTGTTTTGGTAACCGGTTTATTAATCGGCACAGTCATCGGCGTTGCTTTTCTTGGCGGCATTCCGGTCGGCCCCTTAATTGCCGCCGGCTTATTGTCTTTTTTTGCCGGAAAGGTTTAA
- the ispB gene encoding octaprenyl diphosphate synthase, translating to MLENLPYFQRHLPDDLAKVNVVINQAVQSDVALISQIGTYIISAGGKRLRPIITILAGKAVGHDDEKLYSLAAMVEFIHTSTLLHDDVVDESDLRRGRKTANNLFGNAAAVLVGDFLYTRAFQLMVGSGSMRILEVMADATNIIAEGEVMQLMNIGNTDITEEQYLQVIQYKTAKLFEAAAQVGAILGKASPEHEQALKDYGMYVGTAFQIIDDVLDYSGETEEIGKNVGDDLAEGKPTLPLIYLMRNGSELAANDVRHALENADRSYFEKIHDYVVNSDALPYSISEAKKAVDKAIASLNVLPDSEVKDAMIQLAKESLARVS from the coding sequence ATGCTCGAAAACCTGCCTTACTTCCAACGCCACCTGCCCGATGACCTTGCCAAAGTTAATGTGGTCATCAACCAAGCTGTTCAATCCGATGTCGCGCTGATTTCGCAAATCGGCACATACATCATCAGCGCAGGCGGTAAGCGCCTGCGTCCGATTATTACCATTTTGGCAGGCAAAGCAGTCGGGCATGACGATGAAAAACTGTACTCGCTGGCAGCAATGGTGGAATTCATCCACACCTCTACCCTCCTGCACGACGATGTCGTCGATGAAAGCGATTTGCGCCGTGGTCGTAAAACGGCCAACAACCTCTTCGGCAACGCGGCGGCTGTTTTGGTCGGCGACTTCCTATATACACGCGCCTTCCAACTGATGGTTGGTTCGGGCAGCATGCGTATTTTGGAAGTGATGGCAGATGCGACCAACATCATTGCCGAAGGCGAAGTCATGCAGCTGATGAACATCGGCAATACGGATATTACCGAAGAGCAATACCTCCAAGTTATCCAATACAAAACAGCAAAACTGTTTGAAGCTGCCGCTCAAGTCGGCGCAATTTTGGGCAAGGCTTCCCCCGAACACGAGCAAGCCTTGAAAGACTACGGCATGTATGTCGGTACGGCTTTCCAAATCATTGACGATGTATTGGACTACTCTGGCGAAACCGAAGAAATCGGCAAAAACGTCGGCGACGATTTGGCAGAAGGCAAACCTACCCTGCCATTGATTTATTTGATGAGAAACGGCTCCGAGCTGGCAGCAAACGATGTGCGCCACGCCTTGGAAAATGCCGACCGTAGCTATTTTGAAAAAATCCACGACTATGTCGTCAACTCCGACGCTTTGCCGTATTCGATTTCCGAGGCGAAAAAAGCCGTCGACAAAGCCATCGCTTCATTGAACGTGTTGCCTGACAGCGAAGTCAAAGATGCCATGATCCAACTGGCAAAAGAATCCTTGGCCCGAGTATCTTAA
- the rplU gene encoding 50S ribosomal protein L21 → MYAVVKTGGKQYKVSVGEKLKVEQIPAELDSQIELTEVLMIADGESVKVGAPFIEGAKVTAKVVAHGRGEKVRIFKMRRRKHYQKRQGHRQNFTQIEIVAIA, encoded by the coding sequence ATGTACGCGGTCGTAAAAACCGGCGGTAAACAATATAAAGTTTCCGTTGGCGAAAAATTGAAAGTAGAACAGATACCAGCCGAACTCGACAGCCAAATCGAACTGACTGAAGTTTTGATGATTGCTGACGGCGAATCTGTAAAAGTAGGCGCACCTTTTATCGAAGGCGCAAAAGTAACAGCTAAAGTCGTTGCTCATGGTCGTGGCGAGAAAGTACGCATTTTCAAAATGCGTCGTCGCAAACACTACCAAAAACGCCAAGGCCATCGCCAAAATTTCACCCAAATCGAAATCGTGGCAATTGCCTAA
- the rpmA gene encoding 50S ribosomal protein L27 codes for MASKKAGGSTRNGRDSEAKRLGVKAYGNELIPAGSIIVRQRGTKFHAGDNVGMGKDHTLFAKVDGYVEFKTKGALNRKTVSIRPYTGSEE; via the coding sequence ATGGCAAGTAAAAAAGCAGGCGGTAGCACCCGCAACGGTCGCGATTCAGAAGCCAAACGCTTGGGTGTTAAAGCCTACGGCAACGAGCTGATTCCGGCAGGCTCTATCATCGTTCGTCAACGTGGTACTAAATTCCACGCAGGTGACAACGTAGGCATGGGCAAAGACCACACTTTGTTTGCTAAAGTCGACGGTTACGTTGAATTCAAAACCAAAGGCGCGCTGAACCGTAAAACCGTCAGCATCCGTCCTTACACCGGTTCTGAAGAATAA